Genomic DNA from Solanum pennellii chromosome 3, SPENNV200:
GGAAACAGCGGCTTCTCAACAAGATCATGCTCTACTCTTTCACCTCCATGACTTGCATTTTGATTCTCTCAAGTCCTCTTTGGTATCCCCTTCTTCGCTCTTTCGTAAAATCCCTTCTCTTCGACTCTGTTCCTAAACTGGGTGCTCTGTTTTTCAGTTCTAAGTGCATTTTCTTAGTTGGAAACATTATAGTCATCGTTCTTGTTGGAGAGTCCAAGATTTTCAAATCAAGTTCTAATGTACTGAAACAGAGCTATGCAGCAGAGCAAGAAGATGATGATAAGAACTTCATCTTTGTTACCAGAGAGTGTACAATTTCAACATCgaaatattcttcttctttaccTGTTAgtgtaaatttgaaatttggggCAGAGCAAGAAGAGGAATTTTGCGGATATGAttcaaaacaagaagaagaggaaaaggGAAGTGTTAAGGGAAACTACTGTACCAGCAATTACAGAGAGAATGAAGAAACAGAGCATAATGAATTGAGCAAGAGAGCTGATGATTTCATTGCAAGAGTCAATAATCAAATTAGACTTGAAGCTGTATCAATGATTTAGGCTGATCATACATTTTCCCAATTGTAAAACAAACTGCAATATGCATAACTTGTTCCCAACTAATGATGTGAAGTTGTTTATACTGTCACTTAAATTACTctattatgatattataaacGAAGTTGACACTTGAATGTGTTAGGTAGtgtggaaaaaaaatttaattttttttttcatatatgatttgttaaaattttaattttcatatgttGAGTTGGTCGAAAGTTTAAGTTTTTATCCATgagaaaaatgacttttcttaCTAGTAAGTGCAGGAAAAACAAATACGATCATCcataaaattgttataaaataaagataaattacTCGTTCCATTTTCATCCTTCCGTATAGCACAACTCCGACATAATTAAGAGAGCTTAAGGCTCAAATCTAAGAACTTCATGACAAGGGAGTTATTCGCCCTAGTGCTTTCCCATGGGGTGCTTCagttttgtttgttaagaagaaagGATAGTAGCATGAGAATATGTATAGACTATCGACAATGGAATAGAGTCTCTATTCGAAACAAGAATTCTTTGCCTCGAGTAGATGATCTTTTTGACAAATTGCAAGGGACAACAGTTTcctctaaaattgatctaagATCTTGTTACAATCAATTGAAAATTAGGCCTGAGGATGTGCCTAAGACGATGTTTAGAACTCATTATGGGCactatgaatttttggttatgtcttttggtttgACTCATGAAAGCTGATTTATGCGCATGCAACTTTCATTAGTTCAATGAATGGGGTGttcaaa
This window encodes:
- the LOC107013730 gene encoding uncharacterized protein LOC107013730; the protein is MDSLQMKKIQAINKQRKQRLLNKIMLYSFTSMTCILILSSPLCSKCIFLVGNIIVIVLVGESKIFKSSSNVLKQSYAAEQEDDDKNFIFVTRECTISTSKYSSSLPVSVNLKFGAEQEEEFCGYDSKQEEEEKGSVKGNYCTSNYRENEETEHNELSKRADDFIARVNNQIRLEAVSMI